The Rhodopseudomonas palustris genome window below encodes:
- a CDS encoding ATP phosphoribosyltransferase regulatory subunit, producing MTKTAAARATGSAEWAEALLQSFSQAGYVRAEPAILQPADPFLDLSGEDIRKSLYLTTDSSGEELCLRPDLTIPVARDYLASPGAGQPAGFCYLGPVFRQRSGKPSEFLQAGIESFGRQDRAAADAEMLALGLEATSAFGLTEIDIRTGDVALFSALIDALGLYPVWRRRLMKDFNRKISLAQDLERLTLATSSANEYEGVLAALAGSDRKAALALVTDLMSIAGATTLGGRAVSEIADRFLEQSTLKSGALPRDALQKIQRFLAISGDPNDALQQLRALAADAQLAIDAAIDQFESRIGFMAARGIDLAKTRFSTSFGRGVDYYTGFEFELHRAGNGDDPLVAGGRYDGLMSQLGASAPIPAVGFSIWIEAMTQTTVSGGAA from the coding sequence ATGACCAAGACCGCCGCCGCTCGCGCGACCGGATCCGCCGAGTGGGCGGAGGCGCTGCTGCAATCGTTCAGCCAGGCCGGCTATGTCCGGGCCGAGCCGGCGATCCTGCAGCCGGCCGACCCGTTCCTCGACCTCTCCGGCGAGGACATCCGCAAGAGCCTCTACCTCACCACCGATTCCAGCGGCGAAGAGCTGTGCCTGCGCCCCGACCTGACGATTCCCGTCGCGCGCGACTATCTCGCCTCGCCCGGCGCCGGCCAGCCGGCGGGGTTCTGCTATCTCGGCCCGGTGTTCCGCCAACGCAGCGGCAAGCCGAGCGAGTTCCTGCAGGCCGGCATCGAATCCTTCGGCCGACAGGACCGCGCCGCGGCGGACGCCGAGATGCTGGCGCTCGGGCTGGAAGCAACTTCCGCATTCGGCCTCACTGAAATCGACATCCGCACCGGCGACGTCGCGTTGTTCTCGGCGCTGATCGACGCGCTCGGGCTGTATCCGGTGTGGCGGCGGCGGCTGATGAAGGACTTCAACCGTAAGATCAGCCTGGCGCAGGACCTCGAGCGGCTGACGCTCGCGACCTCCAGCGCCAACGAATACGAGGGCGTGCTGGCGGCGCTGGCCGGCTCCGACCGCAAGGCGGCGCTGGCGCTGGTCACCGACCTGATGTCGATCGCCGGCGCCACCACGCTCGGCGGCCGCGCGGTGTCCGAGATCGCCGACCGCTTCCTCGAACAATCGACGCTGAAGAGCGGCGCGCTGCCGCGCGACGCGCTGCAGAAGATCCAGCGCTTCCTCGCCATCAGCGGCGATCCGAACGACGCGCTGCAACAGCTTCGCGCGCTCGCCGCCGACGCCCAACTTGCGATCGATGCGGCGATCGATCAGTTCGAGAGCCGGATCGGCTTCATGGCCGCGCGCGGCATCGACCTCGCAAAGACCCGGTTCTCGACCTCGTTCGGCCGCGGCGTCGATTACTACACCGGCTTCGAATTCGAGCTTCACCGCGCCGGCAATGGCGACGATCCGCTGGTCGCCGGCGGCCGCTATGACGGGCTGATGAGTCAGCTCGGCGCGAGCGCCCCGATCCCCGCGGTCGGCTTCTCGATCTGGATCGAGGCGATGACGCAAACCACGGTCTCCGGAGGTGCGGCATGA
- the hisG gene encoding ATP phosphoribosyltransferase gives MSAPFVLAVPSKGRLQENAEAFFARAGLALSKSGGARDYRGTIAGLDNVEVAYLSASEIAANLARGSVHFGVTGEDLLRESIADADRRVLLIDGLGFGYANVVVAVPQAWIDVRTMADLDDVTTGFRAQHNRRMRVATKYINLTRGFFAQHNVVDYRIVESAGATEGAPAVGTAEMIVDITTTGATLAANGLKVLDDGVMLRSQANLVASRDADWSDETRETARVILDQIASRARASKYKEVRTRFTGCNDALLAEAHSRFGVVSPFGGPTSSGMLTLHCPPAQIYGLGSFLRDHGADTVSVASLDYVFDKDNPLFSKLAAFLRQ, from the coding sequence ATGAGCGCGCCGTTCGTTCTCGCGGTCCCGTCCAAGGGCCGCCTGCAGGAAAACGCCGAAGCCTTCTTCGCCCGCGCCGGTCTGGCGCTGTCGAAGTCCGGCGGCGCCCGCGACTATCGCGGCACCATCGCCGGCCTCGACAATGTCGAGGTCGCGTATCTGTCGGCCAGCGAGATCGCCGCCAATCTGGCGCGCGGCTCGGTGCATTTCGGCGTCACCGGCGAGGATCTGCTGCGCGAGAGCATCGCCGACGCCGACCGCCGCGTGCTGCTGATCGACGGGCTCGGCTTCGGCTACGCCAATGTGGTCGTCGCGGTGCCGCAGGCGTGGATCGACGTCCGCACCATGGCGGATCTCGACGACGTCACCACCGGCTTCCGCGCCCAGCACAATCGAAGGATGCGGGTCGCGACCAAATACATCAACCTGACGCGCGGCTTCTTCGCCCAGCACAATGTCGTCGACTACCGCATCGTCGAAAGCGCCGGCGCCACCGAGGGCGCGCCCGCGGTCGGCACCGCGGAGATGATCGTCGACATCACCACCACCGGCGCGACGCTGGCCGCCAACGGCCTCAAGGTGCTCGACGACGGCGTCATGCTGCGCAGCCAGGCCAATCTGGTCGCCTCGCGCGACGCCGACTGGTCGGACGAGACGCGCGAGACGGCGCGCGTGATCCTCGACCAGATCGCCTCGCGCGCCCGCGCCAGCAAATACAAGGAAGTCCGCACCCGCTTCACGGGCTGCAACGACGCGCTGCTCGCCGAGGCGCACAGCCGGTTCGGCGTGGTGTCGCCGTTCGGCGGGCCGACCTCCTCGGGGATGCTGACGCTGCACTGCCCGCCGGCGCAGATCTACGGGCTCGGCAGCTTCCTGCGCGACCACGGCGCCGACACGGTGTCGGTGGCCTCGCTCGACTACGTGTTCGACAAGGACAATCCGCTGTTCAGCAAACTTGCAGCATTCCTGAGGCAATAA
- a CDS encoding glycosyltransferase family 2 protein, producing the protein MRLGSDLSGLSAGASAVALGLSIVVPAFNEAAGLPALHDRLATLAATLRQRYGLACEVVYVDDGSADATLSIARNLPANGIDVQVVSLSRNFGKEAALLAGLDHARRGAVLFMDGDGQHAPELVEKLVSHWIDDGYDVVYTAKAHRDNEPRLRRAAVRGFYAMINWGARQKIPEDAGDFRLLSPRAAAALKLLPERNRFFKGLASWIGFKQFRVDYEPAPRTHGFTTFSAGRLIGLSIEGLTSFSVAPLRIASLLGAALALGAFLFGLSILWETWVGGKSVPGYPSLMVGMMTIGGVQLLMIGIVGEYIGKILSELKARPIYFVAEHSVRNSEPNADAGPAKQTAAE; encoded by the coding sequence ATGAGACTGGGGAGTGACCTGTCAGGCCTGAGCGCCGGTGCAAGCGCAGTTGCGCTGGGGCTGTCGATCGTGGTGCCGGCGTTCAACGAGGCCGCCGGATTGCCGGCGCTGCACGATCGGCTGGCGACGCTCGCGGCGACGCTGCGGCAGCGCTACGGGCTGGCCTGCGAAGTGGTCTATGTCGACGACGGCAGCGCCGATGCGACGCTGAGCATCGCCCGCAACCTGCCGGCCAATGGCATCGACGTCCAGGTGGTGTCGCTGTCGCGCAATTTCGGCAAGGAGGCAGCCCTGCTCGCCGGCCTCGATCACGCCCGCCGCGGCGCGGTGCTGTTCATGGACGGCGATGGCCAGCACGCGCCGGAGCTGGTCGAGAAGCTGGTGTCGCACTGGATCGACGACGGCTACGACGTCGTCTACACCGCGAAGGCGCATCGCGACAACGAGCCGCGGCTGCGCCGCGCCGCGGTGCGCGGCTTCTACGCGATGATCAATTGGGGCGCGCGGCAGAAGATTCCGGAAGACGCCGGCGACTTCCGGTTGCTGTCGCCGCGCGCCGCCGCGGCGCTGAAGCTGCTGCCCGAGCGCAACCGCTTCTTCAAGGGGCTGGCGAGCTGGATCGGCTTCAAGCAGTTCCGGGTCGACTACGAACCGGCGCCGCGCACCCACGGTTTCACCACTTTCAGCGCCGGCCGGCTGATCGGCCTGTCGATCGAAGGCCTGACCTCGTTCTCGGTGGCGCCGCTGCGGATCGCCAGCCTGCTCGGCGCCGCATTGGCGCTCGGCGCGTTCCTGTTCGGACTGTCGATTCTATGGGAGACCTGGGTCGGCGGCAAGTCGGTGCCGGGCTATCCGTCGCTGATGGTCGGCATGATGACGATCGGCGGCGTGCAATTGCTGATGATCGGCATCGTCGGCGAGTATATCGGCAAGATCCTGTCCGAGCTGAAGGCGCGGCCGATCTACTTCGTCGCCGAGCACAGCGTCCGGAATTCCGAGCCGAACGCCGACGCCGGCCCGGCCAAGCAGACCGCCGCCGAATGA
- a CDS encoding ChbG/HpnK family deacetylase, with the protein MSDAAPRRIWLCADDYGISPGVNRAILDLIERRRINATSVMMVAPAITRTDVRALLDATAANPDCAIGLHATLTAPFSPLTMHYRPLHGGIFLPLGRKLRGSLLRRHDPHLIAAELTAQLEAFAERFGRMPDYVDGHQHVQLFPQVRDAFVGVVKALAPNAWVRQCGRAQPLAQRLGAPKPLLLDVLSRQFRLRATRAGLAFNPGFAGAYDFARETDFEKLLASFLDGLPDGGLVMCHPGFVDDVLISLDPFTDQREREHAFLAGDRFLPLLAEHNVILATK; encoded by the coding sequence ATGAGCGACGCTGCGCCGCGGCGGATCTGGCTGTGCGCCGACGATTACGGCATCAGCCCGGGCGTCAACCGCGCGATCCTCGACCTGATCGAGCGCCGGCGTATCAACGCGACGTCGGTGATGATGGTGGCGCCGGCGATCACTCGGACCGACGTCCGCGCTCTGCTCGACGCCACCGCCGCCAATCCCGACTGCGCCATCGGCCTGCACGCGACGCTGACCGCGCCGTTCTCGCCGCTGACGATGCACTACCGGCCGCTGCATGGCGGGATCTTCCTGCCGCTCGGCCGCAAGCTGCGTGGCAGCCTGCTGCGCCGGCACGACCCGCATCTGATCGCCGCGGAATTGACCGCGCAGCTCGAAGCCTTCGCCGAGCGGTTCGGACGGATGCCGGACTACGTCGACGGCCATCAGCACGTGCAACTGTTTCCGCAGGTCCGCGACGCCTTCGTCGGCGTGGTGAAGGCGCTGGCGCCGAACGCCTGGGTCCGGCAATGCGGCCGCGCGCAGCCGCTGGCGCAACGACTGGGCGCACCGAAGCCGCTCTTGCTCGACGTGCTCAGCCGGCAATTCCGGCTGCGCGCGACGCGCGCCGGGCTGGCGTTCAATCCCGGCTTCGCCGGCGCCTATGATTTTGCCCGCGAGACCGATTTCGAAAAGCTGCTGGCGTCGTTTCTCGACGGCCTGCCCGACGGCGGGCTGGTGATGTGCCATCCCGGCTTCGTCGATGATGTGCTGATCAGTCTCGATCCGTTCACCGATCAGCGCGAACGCGAACACGCTTTTCTCGCCGGCGACCGCTTCCTGCCGCTACTCGCGGAGCACAATGTGATCTTGGCGACAAAGTGA
- a CDS encoding DUF2076 domain-containing protein has translation MTPQERQLVDDLFERLARLESAPRDPDAAAAIAQGQRVAPNAIYGLVQTVLVQDEALKRAHERIQELESDGEADSHRGGGFLDTMRDTIFGQGQQRGSVPNVPPPGGGRPAWNTGQVLGQQQMGQPSPGQYAPQQGGGFGSPFGGGAASPMGGGGGSFLGTAAAAAAGVVGGSLLLSSIRGMMGGGSGQQSAADQSGLGGGTQSPWGGDSSGGNLAQQAGLGDIGSQRGGVDDGSSRQSAMDPGSSNDRMADAGYDQDDMDLDSDDFDGGGDSDFA, from the coding sequence ATGACACCGCAAGAACGCCAGCTTGTGGACGATCTGTTCGAAAGGCTCGCCCGTCTCGAATCCGCCCCGCGCGATCCCGACGCAGCCGCGGCAATCGCCCAGGGCCAGCGGGTTGCGCCGAATGCGATCTATGGGCTGGTGCAGACCGTGCTGGTGCAGGACGAGGCGCTGAAGCGAGCGCACGAGCGCATTCAGGAACTGGAAAGCGACGGCGAAGCCGACTCTCATCGCGGCGGCGGCTTCCTCGACACGATGCGTGATACGATCTTCGGTCAGGGTCAGCAGCGCGGTTCGGTCCCGAACGTGCCGCCTCCCGGCGGCGGCCGACCGGCCTGGAATACCGGGCAGGTGCTCGGACAACAGCAGATGGGCCAACCTTCACCCGGCCAATACGCCCCGCAACAGGGCGGCGGATTCGGCAGCCCGTTCGGCGGCGGCGCGGCTTCGCCGATGGGCGGCGGCGGTGGATCGTTCCTCGGCACCGCCGCGGCGGCGGCGGCCGGTGTGGTCGGCGGCTCGCTGCTGCTCTCCAGCATCCGCGGCATGATGGGCGGCGGCAGCGGCCAGCAGAGCGCGGCGGATCAGTCCGGCCTCGGCGGCGGCACCCAGAGCCCGTGGGGCGGCGATTCCTCGGGCGGCAATCTCGCGCAGCAGGCCGGCCTCGGCGACATCGGCTCGCAGCGCGGCGGCGTCGATGACGGCTCGTCGCGCCAGAGCGCGATGGATCCGGGATCGAGCAACGATCGCATGGCCGACGCCGGCTACGACCAGGACGACATGGATCTCGACTCCGACGATTTCGACGGCGGCGGCGACAGCGACTTCGCCTGA
- a CDS encoding L,D-transpeptidase gives MFRKTTLALLTSASCLAAGLPHAAAYETSPVPEPTVIYGARQAPQPAPVRTASAQRSNMGGGFIEFLFRDGGEPSHPGYYEPPPSYEQRRQYLPPMDPQAMRQPEAIDPARPAFDPRYEKQLVDYQGNEKPGTIVVDTPNKFLYLVQGDGRALRYGIGVGRPGFTWSGVKTISAKREWPSWTPPKEMLARRPDLPRHMEGGPDNPLGARAMYLGSSLYRIHGSNEPWTIGTNVSSGCIRMRNEDVIDLYGRVNVGARVVVI, from the coding sequence ATGTTCAGGAAAACCACACTCGCCTTGTTGACCAGTGCGTCCTGTCTTGCCGCCGGCCTGCCACATGCGGCGGCCTATGAAACGTCACCGGTGCCCGAGCCCACGGTGATTTACGGGGCGCGCCAGGCGCCGCAGCCCGCGCCGGTCCGCACCGCTTCGGCGCAACGCTCCAATATGGGCGGCGGCTTCATCGAGTTTCTTTTCAGGGACGGCGGCGAGCCGTCGCACCCGGGTTACTACGAGCCACCGCCGTCCTACGAGCAGCGGCGTCAATACCTGCCGCCGATGGATCCGCAGGCCATGCGTCAGCCCGAGGCGATCGATCCGGCGCGGCCGGCGTTCGATCCGCGATACGAAAAGCAACTCGTCGATTACCAGGGCAACGAAAAGCCGGGGACCATCGTCGTCGATACGCCGAACAAGTTTCTGTACCTGGTGCAGGGCGACGGCCGGGCACTGCGCTACGGCATCGGCGTCGGCCGGCCGGGCTTCACCTGGTCGGGCGTCAAGACGATCTCCGCCAAGCGCGAATGGCCGTCCTGGACGCCGCCGAAGGAAATGCTGGCGCGCCGTCCCGATCTGCCGCGGCACATGGAAGGCGGCCCGGACAATCCGCTCGGCGCGCGGGCGATGTATCTCGGCTCGTCGCTGTATCGGATCCACGGCTCCAACGAACCGTGGACGATCGGCACCAACGTCTCCTCCGGCTGCATCCGGATGCGCAACGAGGACGTCATCGACCTCTATGGCCGCGTCAATGTCGGCGCGCGGGTGGTGGTGATCTGA
- a CDS encoding protein phosphatase CheZ, protein MSLPRKRFRIEELTLGSAPPLAPIDYEAGPTHHDIMAELRAIRAQIVGGGGAVATGSGTQQINAAAAAEAAEAKALLATYRAQIEQFEKLRIELDLIHNAIDQTKREIAVLHTKSFNGEEMAKVNGELGAVVGGTEEATQQILEAAEAIDQAATALGKITSVDQQKALSEEVQERVIAIFEACNFQDLTGQRISKVMSTMKFIEQHIVAMMDIWGGVDAIKAHAPPIVDHREGDDRLLNGPKLDDEGHASQDDIDAMFN, encoded by the coding sequence ATGTCACTTCCACGCAAGCGCTTCCGGATCGAAGAACTCACGCTCGGCAGCGCGCCCCCGCTCGCACCGATCGACTACGAAGCGGGGCCGACTCACCACGACATCATGGCAGAGCTGCGCGCGATACGTGCCCAGATCGTCGGAGGCGGCGGAGCGGTCGCCACCGGCAGCGGCACGCAGCAGATCAATGCCGCGGCAGCCGCCGAGGCCGCGGAGGCCAAAGCCCTGCTGGCGACCTACCGCGCCCAGATCGAGCAGTTCGAGAAGCTCAGGATCGAACTCGATCTGATCCACAACGCGATCGACCAGACCAAGCGCGAGATCGCGGTGCTGCACACCAAGAGCTTCAACGGCGAGGAGATGGCCAAGGTCAACGGCGAACTCGGCGCCGTCGTCGGAGGCACCGAGGAAGCCACCCAGCAGATCCTCGAGGCTGCCGAAGCGATCGACCAGGCCGCGACGGCGCTGGGCAAGATCACGTCCGTGGATCAGCAGAAGGCGCTGAGCGAGGAAGTTCAGGAGCGCGTGATCGCGATCTTCGAGGCCTGCAACTTCCAGGACCTCACCGGCCAGCGCATCAGCAAAGTGATGAGCACCATGAAGTTCATCGAACAGCACATCGTGGCGATGATGGACATCTGGGGCGGCGTCGACGCGATCAAGGCCCACGCTCCGCCGATCGTCGACCACCGCGAAGGCGACGACAGGCTGCTCAACGGGCCGAAGCTCGACGACGAAGGCCACGCCTCGCAGGACGACATCGACGCGATGTTCAACTGA
- a CDS encoding MFS transporter, whose amino-acid sequence MTALRNLGFGPGRAVVVLAITQILCWGILIYPPVLTMPHLTADRGWSLAFGMAGFSLALVISGIMSPIVGGLIDRHGGNVVMAPGALAGALGLALLATTDTRPMYFVSWALIGVSMSSSLYDPAFATLARLFGSSARRQITFVTFAGGFASTVGWPATHLLLEHVGWRGTYLVFAAVMAFIVAPLHGFVLPRKPSPSHGAVVSGPHPVPEEPLRPEGRPFLLLAMAFALHALIMSGVTSNLLAMFERGGLSGATVVTLGALFGPAQVAARLIDFLLAGRTHPLWIARGAITLMAVSFGMLAFFGVSAPVAGLFCIAFGAANGVMTIARGSLPLLMFGHAGYGRVIGRIARPALFVQASAPFVVAAAVERFSDAAVIEVGMVAALAGLGCFLLIRPPRAASRR is encoded by the coding sequence ATGACCGCGCTGCGTAATCTCGGGTTCGGACCCGGACGCGCGGTCGTGGTGCTGGCGATCACCCAGATCCTGTGCTGGGGAATCCTGATCTACCCGCCCGTGCTGACGATGCCGCATCTGACCGCGGATCGCGGCTGGTCGCTGGCCTTCGGCATGGCGGGATTCTCGCTGGCGCTGGTGATCTCCGGGATCATGTCGCCGATCGTCGGCGGCCTGATCGACCGTCACGGCGGCAATGTGGTGATGGCGCCCGGTGCGCTCGCCGGCGCGCTCGGCCTGGCGCTGCTCGCCACCACCGATACGCGGCCGATGTACTTCGTGAGTTGGGCGCTGATCGGCGTTTCGATGTCGTCGAGCCTGTACGATCCGGCGTTCGCGACGCTGGCCCGGCTGTTCGGCAGCTCGGCGCGGCGGCAGATCACCTTCGTCACCTTTGCCGGCGGCTTCGCATCGACGGTCGGCTGGCCGGCGACGCATCTCCTGCTCGAGCATGTCGGCTGGCGCGGCACCTATCTGGTGTTCGCCGCCGTGATGGCCTTCATCGTCGCGCCGCTGCACGGCTTCGTGCTGCCGCGGAAGCCGTCGCCCTCGCACGGCGCGGTCGTGTCCGGACCGCATCCGGTGCCGGAAGAGCCGCTGCGGCCGGAAGGGCGGCCATTCCTGTTGCTGGCAATGGCGTTCGCGCTGCATGCGCTGATCATGTCCGGCGTCACCTCGAATTTGCTGGCGATGTTCGAGCGCGGCGGGCTGAGCGGCGCCACGGTGGTGACGCTGGGCGCGCTGTTCGGGCCGGCGCAGGTGGCGGCGCGGCTGATCGATTTTCTCCTCGCGGGTCGAACGCATCCGCTGTGGATCGCGCGCGGCGCGATCACCCTGATGGCGGTGTCGTTCGGAATGCTGGCGTTCTTCGGCGTGTCCGCCCCGGTGGCGGGGCTGTTCTGTATCGCCTTCGGCGCCGCCAATGGGGTGATGACGATCGCGCGCGGCAGCCTGCCGCTGCTGATGTTCGGCCATGCGGGCTATGGCCGGGTGATCGGCCGGATCGCACGACCGGCGCTGTTCGTTCAGGCCTCGGCGCCGTTCGTGGTCGCGGCGGCGGTGGAACGGTTCTCGGACGCTGCGGTGATCGAGGTCGGCATGGTGGCGGCGCTGGCCGGGCTGGGATGTTTCCTGCTGATCCGGCCGCCGCGGGCGGCGTCGCGGCGCTAG
- the groES gene encoding co-chaperone GroES yields the protein MAKLNFRPLHDRVVVKRIDAETKTKGGIIIPDSAKEKPQEGEIVAVGPGGRDEAGKLIPIDVKAGDRVLFGKWSGTEIKLDGQELLIMKESDIMGVVG from the coding sequence ATGGCTAAGCTCAATTTTCGTCCACTCCATGACCGTGTCGTGGTGAAGCGCATCGACGCGGAAACCAAGACCAAGGGCGGCATCATCATTCCGGACTCCGCCAAGGAGAAGCCGCAGGAAGGCGAAATCGTCGCCGTCGGCCCGGGTGGCCGCGACGAAGCCGGCAAGCTGATCCCGATCGACGTCAAGGCCGGCGACCGCGTGCTGTTCGGCAAGTGGTCGGGCACCGAGATCAAGCTGGACGGCCAGGAACTCCTGATCATGAAGGAGTCGGACATCATGGGCGTGGTCGGCTGA
- the groL gene encoding chaperonin GroEL (60 kDa chaperone family; promotes refolding of misfolded polypeptides especially under stressful conditions; forms two stacked rings of heptamers to form a barrel-shaped 14mer; ends can be capped by GroES; misfolded proteins enter the barrel where they are refolded when GroES binds), whose translation MAAKDVKFGGDARDRMLRGVDILANAVKVTLGPKGRNVLIEKSFGAPRITKDGVTVAKEIELDDKFENMGAQMLREVASKTNDLAGDGTTTATVLAQAIVREGAKAVAAGMNPMDLRRGIEIAVQAVVKDIQKRARPVASSAEIAQVGTISANGDAPIGKMIAQAMQKVGNEGVITVEENKSLDTEVDIVEGMKFDRGYLSPYFVTNAEKMTVELDDVYILLHEKKVSGLQSMLPVLEAVVQSGKPLLIIAEDVEGEALATLVVNRLRGGLKVSAVKAPGFGDRRKAMMEDIAILTGGQLISEELGIKLESVTLKMLGRAKKVVIDKENTTIVNGAGKKPDIEARVSQIKAQIEETTSDYDREKLQERLAKLAGGVAVIRVGGATEIEVKEKKDRVEDALNATRAAVQEGVVPGGGVALLRAKKAVGRIHNDNADVQAGINIVLKALEAPIRQIAENAGVEGSIVVGKILENKSETFGFDAQTEDYVDMLAKGILDPAKVVRTALQDASSVAALLVTTEAMVAELPKADAPAMPGGGGMGGMGGMGGMGF comes from the coding sequence ATGGCAGCCAAGGACGTCAAATTCGGTGGAGACGCGCGCGATCGGATGCTGCGCGGCGTCGACATCCTCGCCAATGCGGTCAAGGTCACGCTCGGCCCCAAGGGCCGCAACGTGCTGATCGAGAAGAGCTTCGGCGCTCCCCGCATCACCAAGGACGGCGTCACCGTCGCCAAGGAGATCGAGCTCGACGACAAGTTCGAGAACATGGGCGCGCAGATGCTGCGCGAAGTCGCCTCGAAGACCAACGATCTCGCCGGTGACGGCACCACCACCGCGACCGTGCTGGCCCAGGCGATCGTGCGCGAAGGCGCCAAGGCCGTCGCCGCCGGCATGAACCCGATGGATCTGCGCCGCGGCATCGAGATCGCGGTCCAGGCCGTGGTCAAGGACATCCAGAAGCGCGCCCGTCCGGTCGCCTCCTCGGCCGAAATCGCCCAGGTCGGCACCATCTCCGCCAACGGCGACGCGCCGATCGGCAAGATGATCGCCCAGGCGATGCAGAAGGTCGGCAACGAAGGCGTCATCACCGTCGAAGAGAACAAGTCGCTCGATACCGAAGTCGACATCGTCGAGGGCATGAAGTTCGACCGCGGCTACCTGTCGCCCTACTTCGTCACCAACGCCGAGAAGATGACCGTCGAGCTCGACGACGTCTACATCCTGCTGCACGAGAAGAAGGTGTCGGGCCTGCAGTCGATGCTGCCGGTGCTCGAAGCCGTGGTGCAGTCGGGCAAGCCGCTGCTGATCATCGCCGAGGACGTCGAAGGCGAAGCGCTGGCGACCCTGGTGGTCAACCGTCTGCGCGGCGGCCTCAAGGTCTCCGCCGTCAAGGCGCCGGGCTTCGGCGATCGCCGCAAGGCGATGATGGAAGACATCGCGATCCTGACCGGCGGTCAGTTGATCTCGGAAGAGCTCGGCATCAAGCTCGAGAGCGTCACGCTCAAGATGCTCGGCCGCGCCAAGAAGGTGGTGATCGACAAGGAGAACACCACCATCGTCAACGGCGCCGGCAAGAAGCCGGACATCGAGGCACGCGTGTCGCAGATCAAGGCGCAGATCGAGGAAACCACCTCGGACTACGACCGTGAGAAGCTGCAGGAGCGCCTCGCCAAGCTCGCCGGCGGCGTCGCGGTGATCCGCGTCGGCGGCGCCACCGAGATCGAGGTCAAGGAGAAGAAGGACCGTGTCGAGGACGCGCTGAACGCGACCCGCGCCGCGGTGCAGGAAGGCGTCGTGCCGGGCGGCGGCGTCGCGCTGCTGCGCGCCAAGAAGGCGGTCGGCCGCATCCACAACGACAATGCCGACGTCCAGGCCGGCATCAACATCGTGCTCAAGGCGCTGGAGGCTCCGATCCGCCAGATCGCCGAGAACGCCGGTGTCGAAGGCTCGATCGTGGTCGGCAAGATCCTCGAGAACAAGTCGGAGACGTTCGGCTTCGATGCCCAGACCGAGGACTATGTCGACATGCTCGCCAAGGGCATCCTCGATCCGGCCAAGGTGGTCCGCACCGCGCTGCAGGACGCCTCGTCGGTCGCAGCGCTGCTGGTGACGACCGAAGCCATGGTCGCCGAACTGCCGAAGGCCGACGCACCGGCGATGCCGGGTGGCGGCGGCATGGGCGGCATGGGTGGGATGGGCGGCATGGGCTTCTGA